The DNA window CGACGCCGCCGGCATCTCCGCTCGGCACATCACCGCCGCCGCCCGCAGCCTCCTGCAGACGGGATAGCCTCAACGCGAGCCACTGACCTGGCCCGGCCCGAACACCAGCCCGCAGAAGCCAAGGTCCAGGAGCCCCGTTCCACTGCTCCGCAACGGAGGCGAGCAAAGGTCTTCGGCCGGGCGGGCACCTGACCCCGGTCGTCCAGGCATCTGGTTAACCGAGGCGCTCCTTCTTGTGCCGGGCCTCTTCCAGATGATGCTCCAGTTATGCCTCGGCATCATTCCGGCGCCGCCCCACGGTTCGCAGCACCTGCGTCGAGAGAGGTCCCGCGTATATTCCGTGGTCCGGCCTGCGCTCCACCGTTGAAGCCGCGAGGGGCAACGGGGCATCTTTGTCCCTTTTCTCGCTCATACAGCGATGATCCCACTTGCCGTCGAACGCGAAAAGTGCCGGCGGATTCCCGGCGCGCGGGCAACGTTCCAGGGCCGGTGGCGGGCTGGGATGAGCCAGCAGGCATGGGGGACACATGCGGCTCATATACCGCCGCCGGCCTGCCAAAATTCTACTCGCGTCCCAGCTCGCCGGCCACGATACCCGGCCACTCAGGGGCGCCAGAAGAGAACTTATCCCACCACACAACTGCTCCTCCCGCACATGAATCATCTCCGGATGCTAAACGATGAAACTCAACGACCCCCTGAACCGGAAGGCGCACCGCGCACTGGAGCCCTCTTGCCCTCCGGCCCTTCCGGGAGCACGATGATGGCACATGAAGACAGCGGCGGATGGACCGGCACGGGTCCTAACTGGCGGGAGGACTCATGGCTCGGAACATTCTAGTAGCACCGGCGGGCCTCCCCTTGACTCCGCTGGGAGCTTTGGCTGCCGGGGCCGCTGCCGGAGCTGCCGGCACTTCTGCTCTGAACGCCGTCGCCTATCTGGATATGGTCTGGCGGGCCCGCCCTGCCAGCACCACACCGGAAGCAACCGTTCAGAGGATGTCCGACCTGGCTGGCACTGCAATCCCCGGAAGCGACGAGGAACGCAGCAACCGCCTGGCCGGGCTGGGCCCGTTGCTTGGCATCATGGCGGGAACGGGCCTCGGCGGCGCCCTCGGGCTGGCCCGCGCTGCCGGATACCGGCCCGGCCTACTGGGCACCTTCCTGACCGCCACGGCAGGAGCCCTTGTAGTAGGCAACGGACCTATGACAGCTCTCGGAGTGACCGATCCCCGCCGCTGGTCCCGCACGGATTGGATCAGCGACATTGTCCCTCACCTGGCCTACGGAATCACTGCCGCTGCCGCACTGCTGGCTATGGATCCGTCGACCCTGACCTCTAAACTGATCATGTCGCCCCGGACCCTGGCTACTCACTCTTTTCCATGTTGAGGAGCAGCCAAATGTCTGAAATCCCGGAGCCCAGGGCCCCGCATCCGTTTCTTTTGGCTGGGAGTGGGCCGTGGCCTGACCCGGTTGTGTGGTCTGCGGCCGATTGGTCACGGCACCGAGCCGAATTTGGCGTAGGCGGTCCCGGCGGGCACCGGCCCTATGCTTCTACGGTGTCGATGAGCAGCGTGGCTGCCGCTTCACCCTTTGGCCGTTTTCTCGACGAAGCCATCGCCGCTGACCGGGAAGCAGGGCCAGGACTCGGGCCGGATGCACTGTACGGCCTGTACACGAGCTGGTGCCTGATCACCCACTCCCCCGCCGCGCCTCCCAGGGTGCTATTCAAGGCGCTCAAGGACCTGCACGGCATCAGTCCCACGAGCAACGCCTTGGCTATGACCGGTCCCGCCGCGACCGATTACATCCTGGCCAGCGCGCCGAACGTCACCTGAATTTTGTGTCCGCTGCACGGCTCCGCCAGGGGACTTCCCAAACTCCCGACACCGGGCTTACATTGTCGCTCATCCAGTCCGCTGGACCTTCCCGCCGAAGCCACTGGGAGAACCGCATGCCGCGCACTGTCCACCTAAAACTCCGGCTTGAACAGGGCCAGACCATCGAGGCACTTACGGCCGCTGGCTGGGAGCGGACGTCACCTCCTGGGATGGACTCCCTCGACGTCGAGGTGGCACGCACGTTTGAGACTGACGACGCAGCAGTCGTTAGGGACCTGGCCATAGTCGAGGCGAGCCCGTTCGACGTCCGTGAGGCACGGTTGAAAAGCCCGGACCGCATCTTCTATCGCAAGGACCAAACGGGCGGGGCCAAGATCGGTGCACCCGAAACCCTGATGGACGGCTTCGTCAACATATTGTCGGAGGTCCTGTCAGCGGGAAACAACGACCATGAAGCGGGTCCCAAGACAGCCGTCCAGCCTCCAGCCGCCGGCCGCGACACCCCGGAACCCAAGCCGCCTGCGGCACCAGCACCGGCACCTCCCGCGCCGCACGAAGTACTGGCCGGCGTACCCAAAATTCCGGCCGAGGCGTGGACTGCGATCAAAAAAGCCGACGCTGAGGTTGCGGCAAAGACCCTCATTGAGAAGGCCGTGGTCTTCGAAACCGACCGGAAGGGACGCGCCGCCTGGCTACCGACACGAGAAAACGCGCTGTTGGCACACCTGACGAACGACGATGAACGGGCAGACATAGCACGACGCTTGCTCGAAGAAGCCGGGGGGATTACCGCCGAACACGCGGCAGCACGCAGGGCCCGGAATCTCATGCTGTTAGCTGCCGTGGACGTCAGCAAGTCAATCAACCAACAGCTCCAGAGGTGGACAGACCTGTCCAAACAGGTCGTCCCCATGCTCGCTGTCATGTCCCTGATAAGTGTCGTACTGATCGTTAGCTGTCTTGACCTGGTGCGGGCAGGACGAATGAACGGGACCGAATTGGCCCTACTCGCGTTTGTTTTCACTCTGGCAGCTGTGTCTCCGGCAACGCTGTTGCTGATCGGCCGCCCGCTCAAGGGACTGGACCAATGGAGCCCGGCCGGGACAAAGCCGGACGAAGCGCCACCTAAAGGCGAGGACGCGGCACACAAAGCGGATACCGGGGGAAAACCGCCGGCCAGCAAGAGTTCCGTGGCACCGAAAGCAGGCTCGTGACGCCGCTTCCCACTCGGTCCAGCCCAGGGCGGTGAATCCAAGTGCTCGAGCAAGCTAGGGCCTCCGCGGGAGGTCCTGCCGTAAGCCCCATCGCCGAGGGGAATGAGCAGATCGGGATTAGCCAGGGGTCCGGCGCCAGCTGGGGTACCTAAGCCCCGTCTCAGAAGGCTTCAGTCTCGTCGCCGGCCCCGGTTTCCTTTTTGCCACATTCCAAGTGACGTCCGAACAGCTGCCGCGTATGCAGAGCAGCACGCCGCAGCAGTTCCCTGATTGCCCCGGAAGACCGGGCTCCTAGATCTTCAATCGGTCTGTCACCTGCAGCATTAGCAGCCCAATGGACCTTCCCGCTAACCTGTCTTGCGCAGCAGATGTGCGAGTTCTTCCATCACGGGTCGCTGGTGGCCTTGAGGCTCATGGGTGCCATCCCCTGCACGACGCATTCCCGCCGCGTCGCGATAAACTGGACCGGTCATGAACGGCGTCCCGCTCCGTCTTCTTGCTTGGTTCGTCACATTAGCGACCCTCCTCTCGGCCTGCGTTCCAGCTGTCAGCCTCGATGAGGCCGCCACCGGTCAGCCGGTCCAGACTTCCTCGGCCCCACCAGCCGCGCGCGATGTCGTCCCCGGTCCTCAGCGGCCCCCGTCCCCCACCCCGACATCGGTTCCCACGCCGACCCCGGTGCCCCGGCCGTACGCCCTCAACCTCTACCAGGAGGGGGACTTCGTGCCGCAGTACACCTTTGACTGGTGTGTGGCCGCGAGCATCCAGATCATGCACAACCTCATCGACGACAAGGGGGCCGGCACGTGGGCCGATCGCGTTCACCAGGGCGAGCTGTGGGAGATGGCCCGGGCACGGTCGTCCAACTCGTTCAACGGTGCCAACCCCTTGGGTTGGGCGAAAGTGCTGACCGAGGTCGGGATGGGGCCGTACACCGTCGTCAGCATCGCCGACTACGAGGAAGCGCTGCGGACCGCGGCGCGCGCCATCGCTGACACAGGCCGGCCCGTCGGGCTGGGCATGTGGCGCGGTCGCCACGTATGGGTGATGAGCGGCTTCGCGTCACTCGGCGACCCCGACCAGTTCCCGAAATTCTCGGTCACCGGCATCCGCGTCCAAGATCCGCTCTACCCGTATGGCGACCAGCAGTGGGGACGGTCCCCCGCACCCAACACCCTGCTCACCCCCGAGCAGTTGGCGACGCAGTTCGTCGTCCGCGAACCGCGACGCTGGAGCAGCAATCTGCCGACCGGCTACATGCTGGTGCTGCCGATCGCCAAGGCCTTTCCAAGGACGTAGCGGGTGCCCTTGAAATCTGAAGAGCGCTGGACGTAGAAGGTCGCAAACAAAACACCCGCGGAGGTCACCATGACGGTCACTTTCAACCACACCATCGTCTACGCAACGGACAAGCGCCGTTCGGCGGAGTTCCTGGCCAACGTGCTCGGACTGCCGAAACCCCAAGCCATGTGGTCTTTCATGACCGTGCCCCTCGACCACGGCGTGGCCCTCGATTTCGCCACGGCGGACCGGCCCATCTCCCCGCAGCACTACGCCTTCCTGGTCAGCGAGGAGGACTTCGACGGCATCTTCGCAAGGATCCAGGCCCAGGGCATCCCCTACTGGGCGGACCCGGGACGGTCCCGCCCGCAGCAGATCAACCACAACGACGGCGGACGTGGCGTCTACTTCGCGGATCCTGACGGGCATTTCCTCGAGGCGATCACGCGTCCGTACGGATCGGGTGCTGCATGAAGTCCTAGGTACGCTGACGGCAGCCTTGGCAGCTCGCCCTGCCTTCTGGAAGCGAAGCGCCGCTGTTGCTGCCAGATCTGTCTGATTGGAACGGCCCGAAGATCCCCTATGGCGCTATCCGACGGCCGTTTTCCGCCACCCGTCCGACGCGGTGTGGACCCGGACATGGGCTGGGATGGTTTAGCGGCGCCGAACGACCGCCGCAGTCGGCGACAGCCCTCTATTCGAGGCCCTCTCGCCAGGTTTATTGGGCCAACGCGGCAACTACTCGACGATCCGCCAACCCAGGCTTTGATCCGGTTTGGACGCTACGTCCTGAGTCTAAGAAATCCGTATCGTAACCAAAAGGAATTAAGGGCCCTTGACGGTAACTACTCCGCTCGGATCACTATGGCTTCATGACCAAGACCATGAACGCAGTTGCCTACACCAAAAACCTTCCGATCTCTGATGATGCCAGCCTTGAAGATGTCCTCCTCCCCTTGCCTGAAGTCGGCCCGACGGACCTTCTGGTGGAAGTTAATGCGGTTTCCGTCAATCCTGTTGACGTGAAAGTACGTTCCGGCAATGACCCTGCCGGCAGGCCCAAGGTGCTTGGCTACGACGCAGCCGGGACTGTCCGCGCCGTTGGCGCCGACGTGACATTGTTCAAGGCAGGTGATGACGTCTTTTACGCGGGGGCCATCAATCGTGCGGGAAGCAACGCACAATTCCAGGCAGTGGATGAGCGGCTCGTTGGAGGTATGCCGAAAACCCTTAACTTCGCGCAGGCCGCCGCACTTCCGCTCACGTCCATCACCGCGTGGGAGGGACTGTTCGTCAAACTTGGCCTGTCCCAGGACAGTTCAGGGACATTGCTCATCATCGGTGGTGCAGGTGGAGTCGGGTCCATGGTGGTCCAGCTGGTCAAGGCCCTCATACCGGGTTTGCATGTCATCGCCTCCGCCGGCCGAAAAGAAAGCCAGGAGTGGGTCCGCTCCCTCGGAGCCCAAGAGACCGTCAGGCACGGAGAAGCTCTGCGGGAGGATGTTCAGCGTGTCGCGCCAGAGGGCGTCGACTATATCTTCACCACGCATTCGGCAGGCCAACTGGACGCTTTTGTGGAAATCCTGAAACCGTTCGGCGAGATCGTGGCCATCGACGATCCGGGTCAGGTCGACGTGGCACATCTCAAGAGCAAAAGCCTCACATGGCACTGGGAGCTTATGTTTACGCGCTCTTTGTTCCAAACACCGGACAGGATTGAGCAGCACCGGCTGCTCAACAAGGTCGCCTCGATGGTCGACGCGGGGATCATTCGCAGCACGCATACCCACACGTTCCACCCGATCAACGCCGAGAATCTTCGCAAGGCACATGCCATGGTGGAGTCCGGCCACACGCTAGGCAAGATCGTCGTCGCGGCGAGCGATCCTCACTAACCGAGGGCCAGCTGGAAACTGCGGCCACAGTCATCGTGGCCGGCGCCCGTCAGCGCCTCACGACCTACGGGTAGCTGTCACACCTACTCCAGCACGGTCCGGTACTGGGGCTCCGTCGCGCAGGGGCCGAACACGGTGGCCGAATCGAGCGGATCACCCTGCTTCCCGGCAGCGGTCGTGGCCGTGACCATGTCCACCACCTCGTCATAGCGGCTCGCTGGCGCCAGGAGCCGGGTGGAGACGTGGCAGGTCTGGCCGGTGTTGCGCATGGAGGACCGGATCAGCACCTTGGACATGGCGTCCAGATCCGCGTCGGGCAGCACAACGGCGCTGGATTTCCCGCCCAGCTCCAGCGTGACCGGGCGTAGCAGCTCACCGCAGGCCGCGCCAATTTTCCGGCCCACCGGCGTCGAACCCGTGAACGCCACCTTATCCATGCCTTGGTGCTTCACCAGCACATCCCCAGCCGGCCGGAACCGGTGACCAGGTTGACCACACCCGCCGGGACCCCGGCCGCGGCAACGGCGTCGATAATCACCGGGATGGACAGCGGAGTGGGCGACGCCGGCTTGATCACCACGGCGCAGCCCGCAGCAGTGCCGGCGCCAGTTTGCTGACCGAGGTTGGTGGGGAAGTTCCACGGGGCGATCAGCGCGCAGACCCCCAGCGGTCGCGCCGGACTACCGACCCGTCCCGCCGAAAGCAAACTCGCCATCGACAATGTCGGGAGGTCGCGGCAATCGACGGCGTCGACGCCCTGTTCCCGTGGGCACTCACCGCCGTCGTCCGACGACGGGAATCCACGACAAGGGCGACCGGCGCCTTCGCTTCCGGCCTTACACGCCCGCCCGCCCATCGCAGTTGGTGCTTCTGTTTGATGGGAAATGGCCGGATCGACCATCGGAATTCTCTGGCGGGACGTCCCTTCATCATTCGAATGCGTTCTCCGCAGCCGTCAGGGAGCGAGCAGTCCGTCGGCGACGATTGCGAGCATCGATGCCACTGATTCGGCGGGAAGCTCGCTGTTGTCTGCCACTGCAGCCATCCCGCCAACAAGCCGACTGATTTGCATTGCCTCGACGCCGGGGCGCAGGGCCGAGTCCAACCCGTCAATTAGGCGCTGATTCGCATTGAGGTAAGTAGTGCATTTTGCTGCGAATGGAGACCCGGGATCACCCAGCGCAGCAGTGATCCGCGCGGCCGCACCCTTGTGTTCTGTCAGCATCGCCGCATAGTCGGTCAGCCAGGCCAACAGCTGCTCGCGCGCGGAGGCGTCGAGCGAAAGCGCCCTGTCGACTGCAGCGTTGACCTTCTCCGCCCACGCCTCGAGGACTGCGTCGTACAGGGACTCTTTGGTCGGGAAGTGCCGGTACAGCGTGCCGGGGCCCACCTCGGCCCCTTTGGCGACCTCGTCCATTGAGACGGCGTCGAAGCCTTTGGCGCGGAACAGCGCACGTGCAACCTCCACGATCCGATCGCGGTTGCGTTGGGCGTCAGCGCGCACAGAAACACCTTTCAAACATTGTTGCCAAACGGAGAGTGTCTCCGTATAGTCTTAACCGGAGCATCTCTCCTCTTAGTGTACGTCAGCCCATCGGCTAGAACAGGACACCACCCCATGACATCCACAATCGCCACCCGAGCGCCCGCCGGGATCGCGCCATCCGGCCGCCGCGCCGGCAGCATTGGCCTCTGGCTGGTCATGCTTGCCCAACTCATGCTTGTCCTCGATGCGACAGTGGTCAACGTCGCACTCCCCCACATCGCCACCGACCTCGATTTCACCCGCGCCCAGCTCAGCTGGGTCCTGAACGGCTACGCCGTCGCCTTCGGCGGCCTCCTGCTGCTCGGCGGACGGATCGGAGACGTCTTCGGCCGTCGCCGCACCTTCCTGGTGGGCGTCGCAGTCTTCACGGTCTTCTCGCTGCTCGGCGGCCTGGCCACCTCACCCCTGCTCCTGGTCATCGCACGCGCACTCCAAGGCCTCGGTGCCGCGTTCGCCGCCCCGAGCGTGCTCGCGCTCATCACCACGAGCGCGAGGGATGACGGCGCGCGGAACCGGGCACTTGCGTTGTTCTCCGCCGTCGCCTCGATGGGCGGCGCCCTCGGGCTCATTCTTGGCGGCCTGCTCACCGACATCGCCAACTGGCGGTGGACCCTCTTCATCAACGTGCCGATCGGCGTCGTCGTCCTCCTTGCCGTGCCGCGCCTCGTCGCCGAAACTCCCCGGAGACCCGGGCGCTTCGACGTGCTCGGAGCGGTGACCGCAACGGGCGGCGCCGTCGCCATCGTGTGGGCTCTACTCCAAGCGGGCGACGACGGCTGGTCCAGTCCCCGCACGATCGGCGGACTCGTGGTCGGCGCAGCGCTGATCACCGTGCTCGCCTTCACCGAGCGGAGGGTGGCCCACCCCCTCCTCCGCCCGCAGCTACTCCGCAGCCCGAGCCGGGTGGCGGCGCTGGCTGCGATGGCGGCCACCTATGGCGGGATGCTGGCGATGTTCTTCCTCATGGTCCAGTACCTCGAAAACGATCTGCAGCTCACGCCACTGTTGACGGGGCTGGCGTTCCTGCCGATGCCCCTGAGCATCTTCGCGATGTCGCGGATCGTCCCGCGACTGGTCGAGCGCTTCGGGGCCATCCGCCTCGTCATCTTCGGCACGGCCCTTCGCGTGGTCGCCTTCCTGCCGCTCACGCAACTGAGTCCGGACACCCCCTTCGCCATCGTCATGGCTGCCCTTCTCTTGACGGGAATCTCAGCTGGCATAACGTTCATGCCGCTCACGACGCTCGCGCTTCGCAACGTCGAACCCGAGCACGCAGGGTCCGCCTCGGGTCTTTTCCAGACAATGCAGCAGCTTGGCGGCGCCGTCGGACTGGCCATCGTGGCTTCGACCTACGCGGCCTTTGCCACCCCCGGCGACTTCCTGACCGGCGGACGGGCCGGGTTCTGGTCGGCGACCATCCTCTCCGCCCTCGCGCTGGCAGCCGTCGTCGGGCTGGCCGTCAGACCTCGGAAAGAAGCATGAGGGCGCCCGTTCACGGGCGAAGCTACACGGATGGAACGAGCCTGGATACGTGGCGGGCGTCTGGGTGATGTTGGCGTTGAGCTTGCCCTCGCTCATGAGAGACTGTTGACGGCGCGGCCCCTATTGGTCCCCAAGCTTGATGAGGCCAAACATCTGAAGTCCCTTGTGTCAGACTCTTCCAGGCCTGATGGTGGGCCTTCTTTTGCCCTTGGCGACGGAGACCGGCGGCGATCCGGCAGCCTGCAGGCGTCGCAACAAGTCACGGAAGAATATTGCTCACAGAGGAGGAACTCGCGAGAATTGTCGCCGACTGCTGTTTCCCCCGCGGGGCCAAGGGCTCATCAGCCGGGCGGCGCCGTATCTGACGTTGACCGCGTGGCTGGCCCTGAAGGCGCTGCGCCGTAGAGGTCCCCGATGATGGCCTTGGCGATGGTCGACGCCGGGTCCCGTCCGTCCGGCGCAGGGGCAAGGTTGGTCCACACGACCAAGGTCACTTTGTTCTGCGGATCCCTGCCCATGAAGGTGTTGTAGCCGGGGAGTTCGCCAGTGTGTCCGTAGAGCGGGCCGAACTGGGCCAGTGCCATGCCATACAGGGCCGCGCCTGCGTTGTCCGCGTCGACCGGCACAAGGCTGTCCATCCGCTTCTTTTGAAGGTCCGGGTTGAGCAGCCTGCCATCAGTGAGGCCCTCGGCCATTGTAACGAGGTCGCCCGCCGTGGAGACGCCCTGCCCAGCGGCCCACGTCCAAGAAGGGTTGGCGTTTGTGTAGTCGTTCGGTTTCAATGAGCCGTCCTGTGCCTTGGCGATCAAGTCGGCCGGAAGCTTGGTCGTGGACAGGGTGAGGAGGTTGTCCATGTACATGTAGCCGCGGGAGAAAGGCTCCGGAAGGCCCGAAGAGTCCGACGCCGGAAAGGATGTTTGGTTCAGGCCGAGTGGTCCCAAAATCCGGTCGCGCACGATCTGGCCGAAGCCCTTGCCATCCAGCTTCTCGGCTATGAGCCCCAGCAGAACCGTGTTGGTGTTCGAATAGTGAAAGCCTTTGCCGGGGCCGAAATAGACGGGCAGCGGAAGGGCGATGGCCACGAGTTCCTCAGGCGTCCAGACCCGTTGTGGCGTGGTATCCAGGGCCTTGCTGAGCTCGTACGACTCCGAGTAGTTGTAGATCCCGCTACGCATGGTCAGGAGTTGCTCGATGGTGATGTTGTCGCCGTTCGGTACGTCTGGGCGGTATTTCGAAACGGGGTCCTCAAGCTTGAGTTTTCCTTCCTGCACGAGCTGCAGGATTACGGTCCCGGTCCATGTCTTGGTGATGGAGCCGATGCGGATGTGGTCATCGAGTGAGACAGATGTTGTCCCTCCGGCGCTCGTCACGCCGTAGGTGAGGTTGATGTCGCCTTGAGTGGTGCGCAGCATCATGGCCGCTCCCGGTACGAGCAGCTCCTTGGCAAGAGTCTGGAAAGTCTCCTGGACCCTGGCTTTGTCCAGTCCGCGCAGAGTCGCAGATCCCGTCTTTCCTCCAGCCGTTGTGTCGTTACTTGGAGTGGCCCCCGACGGCGGTGCAGTGGACGACGCCGGGGTCTGCGTAGGCGTGGACGTGCACGCGGTGATCGCCAATGCAGCTGCGGTTGCGATGCCGAACGCGATGATGAGGCGGGACGGGACATGCCAATTGTTCTTGGGCCTGCTATTGGTCACGGTTGACTCCCCGCCGACGCTGATAGTTGCGCTCAACCTACCCCAGCGGCGCCGCGAGATCTACCCCCAGCGGCCGCACGAGATGGCAGAAAAACACCTTCACACTGCGCTCCGCTGGAAACGGGATACACCGCTCATCGCTTTCGGTCTTGTTACGGCAGCCGGCGGATCGTCGAAGTCGCGATAACCTCACTCGACCTTGTGATTTTCTCACCCAAGACGGCCAAACGCCCTCTTCGGGGTGACGACGTCAGATCGACGTACCGAACCCGTGTTCGGCGCCGTGCATGCGGCTTCTGGCCCAGGGAAAGCCTGGCCTGCCTCAGCGTCGACCCCAACCACATCGGCGCCACCCTCCGTATAGACCTCCCTCGGCACGACGGCGCCGAGCACCTACGCCCGCACCAGAATAATGGCGTCGGGAGCCGGGAAGCGGCTGGCGATGAGGGAGACTCAAACCATCCGCTACAGGGTCAGCGAGCGTCCTGGCCCAGGTCATTCGTACGATCATTCGGCTGAAAACCAAGCGTTTGAGCGGCGTTGGCATGTAGCCATCCCACCCCAAGGGAATTGAAAGGGTATGAAGAAAACGACCACTCAGCGGAGCACCACTCCCACGGCACCTACCCGCAGTCCGAGGCCCAAGAAAGACGGCGGGAGATACCGCCGTCGTCCTATGTCCGGTTATTGTTCTTACTGGTCGGACGCCGGGACCGTACCGGCCGCTGACACAAGCGGTCCCAGCATCAGGCTTCCTGGGGTGAATTCCTCACCGCATTCCGCACACGACACCACCGGTTTCAGGTCGGCCCCGCAACTGTGTCGGTAGGAGGCACGGGGTGTCTCGTCGCGCATCCATGTACTGCTCCACGCTGCGAGTGAAATGAGGATGGGCGCGACTTCGGCCCCGGAAGTTGTGAGGTGGTACTCGTAGCGCGGGGGGCGCTCGGAGTACTGGACGCGCTCGATCACGCCGTGGCTTTCGAGTGTGCGCAGCCGGCCCGTCAGGATGTCGCGGGACGCGCCGGTATTACGCGCGATCTGATCGAACCGGTGAACGCCCAAGGACATCTCGCGAAGCGCCAGCAGCGCCCACCGCTCCCCGAGCACGTCGAGCCCCGCCGCGATGAAACACGCCCTGGGCGCATCTACTGCCTTATCGGTCGGCCGATTCATCGCTCACCTGCTTTCGGTACTTTCTTCAAGTATACAAGTCAGTTGGAAAATCAAACTCACTCGGCTACTCTGATGCTCTGAGGTCACGACAACCGCGTCGCCGCCTTTCTGAGATCAGGAGAATCCATGCCACTGCTATCTGGCGCCGTCGTCCTCGTTACCGGTGCAAATGGAGGCCTGGGCCGCGAGCTCGTGGAGCAGGCCCTCGCCCGGGGTGCTGCGAAGGTGTACGCGACGGCCCGCCGCCCGGAAGAGTGGAACGACTCCCGGGTCGTCCCCCTCGCCCTCGATGTCACCAACCCTGACTCGATCCGGGCCGCCGTTACCCAGGCCCAGGACGTCACCGTTCTGATCAACAACGCCGGCATGAGCGTCGAATCGGACACGTTCTTGGCACTCCCCGACGAGAAGATCCGTGAGGTCATGGAGACCAACTTCTTCGGACCGGTCGCCTTGACCAGGGCATTCGCACCGGTGCTCGCCGCCAGCGGGACATCAGCGGTCCTCAACATTCACTCGGTGCTCAGCTGGATC is part of the Arthrobacter sp. KBS0703 genome and encodes:
- a CDS encoding MFS transporter yields the protein MTSTIATRAPAGIAPSGRRAGSIGLWLVMLAQLMLVLDATVVNVALPHIATDLDFTRAQLSWVLNGYAVAFGGLLLLGGRIGDVFGRRRTFLVGVAVFTVFSLLGGLATSPLLLVIARALQGLGAAFAAPSVLALITTSARDDGARNRALALFSAVASMGGALGLILGGLLTDIANWRWTLFINVPIGVVVLLAVPRLVAETPRRPGRFDVLGAVTATGGAVAIVWALLQAGDDGWSSPRTIGGLVVGAALITVLAFTERRVAHPLLRPQLLRSPSRVAALAAMAATYGGMLAMFFLMVQYLENDLQLTPLLTGLAFLPMPLSIFAMSRIVPRLVERFGAIRLVIFGTALRVVAFLPLTQLSPDTPFAIVMAALLLTGISAGITFMPLTTLALRNVEPEHAGSASGLFQTMQQLGGAVGLAIVASTYAAFATPGDFLTGGRAGFWSATILSALALAAVVGLAVRPRKEA
- a CDS encoding helix-turn-helix domain-containing protein, with amino-acid sequence MLGERWALLALREMSLGVHRFDQIARNTGASRDILTGRLRTLESHGVIERVQYSERPPRYEYHLTTSGAEVAPILISLAAWSSTWMRDETPRASYRHSCGADLKPVVSCAECGEEFTPGSLMLGPLVSAAGTVPASDQ
- a CDS encoding zinc-binding alcohol dehydrogenase family protein, with translation MTKTMNAVAYTKNLPISDDASLEDVLLPLPEVGPTDLLVEVNAVSVNPVDVKVRSGNDPAGRPKVLGYDAAGTVRAVGADVTLFKAGDDVFYAGAINRAGSNAQFQAVDERLVGGMPKTLNFAQAAALPLTSITAWEGLFVKLGLSQDSSGTLLIIGGAGGVGSMVVQLVKALIPGLHVIASAGRKESQEWVRSLGAQETVRHGEALREDVQRVAPEGVDYIFTTHSAGQLDAFVEILKPFGEIVAIDDPGQVDVAHLKSKSLTWHWELMFTRSLFQTPDRIEQHRLLNKVASMVDAGIIRSTHTHTFHPINAENLRKAHAMVESGHTLGKIVVAASDPH
- a CDS encoding SDR family oxidoreductase, which translates into the protein MPLLSGAVVLVTGANGGLGRELVEQALARGAAKVYATARRPEEWNDSRVVPLALDVTNPDSIRAAVTQAQDVTVLINNAGMSVESDTFLALPDEKIREVMETNFFGPVALTRAFAPVLAASGTSAVLNIHSVLSWIALTGAYSASKAALWSATNSFRVELAPQGTQVTGVHLGYMDTAMAKGVNAPKISPRKSRGSRSMGSSRVSTRSSWTKSALA
- a CDS encoding serine hydrolase, which encodes MTNSRPKNNWHVPSRLIIAFGIATAAALAITACTSTPTQTPASSTAPPSGATPSNDTTAGGKTGSATLRGLDKARVQETFQTLAKELLVPGAAMMLRTTQGDINLTYGVTSAGGTTSVSLDDHIRIGSITKTWTGTVILQLVQEGKLKLEDPVSKYRPDVPNGDNITIEQLLTMRSGIYNYSESYELSKALDTTPQRVWTPEELVAIALPLPVYFGPGKGFHYSNTNTVLLGLIAEKLDGKGFGQIVRDRILGPLGLNQTSFPASDSSGLPEPFSRGYMYMDNLLTLSTTKLPADLIAKAQDGSLKPNDYTNANPSWTWAAGQGVSTAGDLVTMAEGLTDGRLLNPDLQKKRMDSLVPVDADNAGAALYGMALAQFGPLYGHTGELPGYNTFMGRDPQNKVTLVVWTNLAPAPDGRDPASTIAKAIIGDLYGAAPSGPATRSTSDTAPPG
- a CDS encoding TetR/AcrR family transcriptional regulator; translation: MRADAQRNRDRIVEVARALFRAKGFDAVSMDEVAKGAEVGPGTLYRHFPTKESLYDAVLEAWAEKVNAAVDRALSLDASAREQLLAWLTDYAAMLTEHKGAAARITAALGDPGSPFAAKCTTYLNANQRLIDGLDSALRPGVEAMQISRLVGGMAAVADNSELPAESVASMLAIVADGLLAP
- a CDS encoding VOC family protein, coding for MTVTFNHTIVYATDKRRSAEFLANVLGLPKPQAMWSFMTVPLDHGVALDFATADRPISPQHYAFLVSEEDFDGIFARIQAQGIPYWADPGRSRPQQINHNDGGRGVYFADPDGHFLEAITRPYGSGAA